In Gemella haemolysans ATCC 10379, the genomic window CGTGTCCAGTTGGTTTTAGACCAATCAATCCAGTCCATGAAGCAGGAATACGAATTGATCCCCCAGCATCACTTCCGCTTGCTATTGAAACCATACCACTGGCTACAGCACCAGCACTTCCTCCTGAAGATCCTCCAGTATTACGACTAGGATCCCAAGGGTTGCCTGCGGGCCCAAATAATTTAGAATCTGTAATATTTCTAGTACCTAGTTCTGGATAGTTAGTTTGGCCAAGTATAACAAAACCTAGTTTTGCGAATTCTTTAGCAACAGCTCCACTAAATTTTGATACTTTACCCTTATTAAAATAGACACCATTTGAAGAATCACCATCTTTTACTAAATCTAATCCTTTAATAAGTGTTGGAACACCTAAGAATGGTTGTTCTTCCCAGTTTATAGGATTTGCAGCAAGGTTCCCTGCTTTAATTCTATCGTCTATTTCTTTTGCAGTTTTATATGCTTCATTAACTAAAGCATTAGGTATTTTTCCATTTTCTGTAGTAAGTACTGCATTTAACTTAGGATTTTCTTCTGCAATAACTTTGTAAGCTAAGTCAACAAGCTCTGTACTAGTAACTTTTTTCTCACGAATTAGTTTTGCAAGTTCAAGAGCACTTTTTTGTTTATATTCAGCTACAGTAAAAGGTATAGTTGGTTTAGTAGATTCTTTGTTTTCAACATTAGTCCTGTTAGTAGTCTCATTATTTTTATTGATTTCAGGTTCACTATTAGTAGTACTTGCTGTTACATCGTTTGCTGTAGTAGTATTAGTAGGAGTTGGTACTACATTATTGGCAGTAGTATCAATACTAGTTGGTTTTTCATTAGTAGTAGTAACGTTAGAAGATGTTGTAATTTTATCATCACTTGCTTTAGCTTGATTATCGTTAGCTATTACTGGAAATAATGTAGCAGCTGCAAAGGCAGGTATAAGTACATATTTAATTTTGTTTTTTTTCATTTTTAGCTCCTATTTTAAATAATTGTTAAAACCTTGAAAAAGCTTTCTATATACAATTATACTCCGATATTGATTACCAATCAAGAGAATAGTTAGATGAAATGAAAAAATATTAGTATGGTTTTCTATATAGATATTATAGCAATTAAGTGAGAGAAAAATATTTTTTGAAAATAAAATAAATACGGTTAACTATAAAAATTAACCGTATTTATATATTTACTTAGACACTAATTATTTTTTTTGCGTTTTAATAGTCCTATTAAAGCAAGGAATGAAAGTCCAATTGCTGATAGGAAGTTGTTTGTGTTTTCTCCTGTATTTGGAAGAGTTTTAGAGATTGAATTTAATCTATTTGTATTTACTACCTTTTTCTCTTCTTTAACAGAAGTAGTTTGTGAATTTTCGGATTCACTTGGAGTAGTAGCAGTTTCATTGTTGATATTTAATGTTGGTAATTCTGCAACAGAAGGTGCGTAAGTTGGAACTGCATATTCATATTTAGTTCCATATTCGTTAACTCCTATTTTATTACCATTTTCTGAAACATTTGTACTTCTAATAGCTGGATTCATTTTGAATTGATGTCTGTCTTGGAAGTATTGTCCAATTTCTAAAAGAACTTTTTCAGAATTATCTTTTGCTGCAAACATTACACCAAAAGGTAAGTTTTTATCACTTAGATATGTAGGTAAAGAGATTGCTGGATTTCCAGATAAATTAAATACCCAAGTGTATGGTGAACGTCTTGTCATCGGTAACCATTGTTTTGTAAGCAGTTTGAATCTTTCTTTTGGATCTGTAATTTTGTTAATATTATATAGTTGTTCTTCAACTTCTGGATCTACATAAGGATCAACCTTTTTGTCATTTGATGGAGCAGTAACTGCATTAGTTGGAACTAAGAATAAATCATACTTTTTGTAAAATTCATTCATTTGATTAATGAATGTAGATAATGGTTTTACTGAAGAAATATCAGTGTTAGCATTTGGTCCCATATAAGAAGATGTTCCTAATGCATAAGTCGCAGGATCTAATTGACGTTTATTTTCTTCTGTTACACCTTTGACAGCGGCAACATAACCTTCTTCACCAATAGCACCTACAGTGTATGTGTTTATACCTTCGTATCCATCAATAGGAAACTCTTTAACCTCTTCTACTGTAAAACCTTCTTTTCTTAAGAAATCTACAGTTTGTAAAATTGCTTTTTTAGCAACATCACTAAGCTCAAGATCTTTAAGTGGAGTTTTAAGAGTGTAGGCTATTTTTAATTTTTTCAAATCTTTTGGGGGTTCTATTAATGTTTTTGGCTTACTTAATTCAGTTTTTTCAAAGAATGCTTTAGCATCCTCTATAGTTTTAACTAGCGGGAATTTAACCACATGTCCAGTAGGTTTTAAACCAATAAGTCCAGTCCATGAAGAAGGGATACGAATTGATCCTCCTGCATCACTACCACTAGCTATAGGAACCATACCGCTAGCTACAGCTCCAGCACTTCCTCCTGAAGATCCTCCAGTGTTACGACTAGGATCCCATGGATTACTTGCAGGACCAAATAATTTTGAATCTGTAATATTTCTAGTACCAAGTTCAGGAGTGTTAGTTTGTCCAAGGATAACAAAACCTAATTTAGCAAATTCTGCAGCTACAGGACCATTCTTGTCTGCTATTTTTCCTTTATTTAGATATACTCCTTTAGTATAATCACCATTTTTTAATTCATCAAGACCTTTGATTAAAGTTGGGACACCTAAGAATGGTTGTTCTTTCCAGTCTATAGGCTT contains:
- a CDS encoding amidase family protein → MKKNNIKYVLIPAFAAATLFPVLANDNQAKANEDKATTTSTVSNTENTNEKTTNVPATNNVAKTTPTTPANIANSVKQTPTTNTESTNSASIVDNEIVKPKVPFTVTEYKQKSALELAQLIREKKVTSTELVDLAYKVIAEENPKLNAVLTTENGKIPHAIVEEAYRTAKEIDDRVKAGNLAAKPIDWKEQPFLGVPTLIKGLDELKNGDYTKGVYLNKGKIADKNGPVAAEFAKLGFVILGQTNTPELGTRNITDSKLFGPASNPWDPSRNTGGSSGGSAGAVASGMVPIASGSDAGGSIRIPSSWTGLIGLKPTGHVVKFPLVKTIEDAKAFFEKTELSKPKTLIEPPKDLKKLKIAYTLKTPLKDLELSDVAKKAILQTVDFLRKEGFTVEEVKEFPIDGYEGINTYTVGAIGEEGYVAAVKGVTEENKRQLDPATYALGTSSYMGPNANTDISSVKPLSTFINQMNEFYKKYDLFLVPTNAVTAPSNDKKVDPYVDPEVEEQLYNINKITDPKERFKLLTKQWLPMTRRSPYTWVFNLSGNPAISLPTYLSDKNLPFGVMFAAKDNSEKVLLEIGQYFQDRHQFKMNPAIRSTNVSENGNKIGVNEYGTKYEYAVPTYAPSVAELPTLNINNETATTPSESENSQTTSVKEEKKVVNTNRLNSISKTLPNTGENTNNFLSAIGLSFLALIGLLKRKKNN